ATAGCATTAGCTGTATGCGGAGTCAAAGCACCACTTGGATCCAGAGCACATGGATGAGCTTACATGGTTTTCCTTCAGGTTGTATGTGTAAGGGTCAGTGTCATTGCTCTGCTCTTGCTCATCCAGCGAATGCAAGAGGTCCTGCAGTTTCTCAATGTAGGTTATCGCACTGCGTAAAATCTCCACTTTGGGCAGCCTCTGGTTCGGATTAGGCACCGTCTTTTTCTTTAGCGCGTCAAAAGCTTCGTTGATCTTCTTGAGCCGCCTTCGTTCTCTCAAAGTGGCGGCCTTTCGCCGGTCAGTCGGAGCAGATTTTCGTTTACAGATCTTGCAAGCCCACATGAGGCACTGGCCCTCGCAGTGCGCCTGGAGCCCTGGTGGAGCGAGGACGTGCTCCTCTCCGCTGCTCTCGCACCCCGTTTCTGACGGGACGGGATCCTGACCTGGGGATAGAGGACTGTCATTCCCCTCGTACAAAGGGGACACTTCTGGCATATCCAAGGTCCCATGGTCCCCCTCAAGATAACGCAAATCATTGAAAAAATAAGTGTTGGTCTCAAACAGGTCC
This region of Danio aesculapii chromosome 4, fDanAes4.1, whole genome shotgun sequence genomic DNA includes:
- the LOC130222946 gene encoding myogenic factor 6 encodes the protein MMDLFETNTYFFNDLRYLEGDHGTLDMPEVSPLYEGNDSPLSPGQDPVPSETGCESSGEEHVLAPPGLQAHCEGQCLMWACKICKRKSAPTDRRKAATLRERRRLKKINEAFDALKKKTVPNPNQRLPKVEILRSAITYIEKLQDLLHSLDEQEQSNDTDPYTYNLKENHVTASEYHWKKTCQSWQENPDHSSSQMAGHREGAVLESSESSSLRRLSSIVDSISTEEPKARCPSQISEK